In a genomic window of Rhodovulum sp. P5:
- a CDS encoding VPLPA-CTERM sorting domain-containing protein, whose protein sequence is MTKTNLLATTGLVLAVSAATAQAATTIFFEDFAEELASIAPANTAGNFTGLDSFTIVNGSVDLFGNGGYSLSCQSAGCLDLDGSTSDAARLESTALSFVAGVTYTLEFTVSGNQRGRANDTLEYGLTGLLNGPLTLTGNDSFQTITRTFTMLADATASIYFDHAGGDNYGIILDSVTVTADTPAVPLPASLPLLGAGLAGLVAMRRRKG, encoded by the coding sequence ATGACCAAGACCAACCTGCTTGCTACGACGGGCCTTGTTCTTGCGGTGTCCGCCGCGACGGCGCAGGCGGCCACGACCATCTTCTTCGAGGACTTTGCCGAGGAACTGGCCTCTATCGCGCCCGCCAACACCGCCGGCAATTTCACCGGCCTCGACAGCTTCACCATCGTGAACGGCAGCGTCGACCTGTTCGGCAACGGCGGCTATAGCCTGTCCTGTCAGTCGGCCGGGTGTCTGGATCTCGACGGGTCGACGTCGGATGCAGCGCGTCTTGAGAGCACGGCGCTCAGTTTCGTCGCCGGTGTCACCTACACTTTGGAATTCACGGTTAGTGGGAACCAGCGCGGCAGGGCAAACGACACGCTTGAATATGGCCTTACCGGTCTGCTCAACGGTCCGCTGACCCTTACCGGAAACGATTCCTTCCAAACCATCACACGCACCTTTACGATGCTCGCGGATGCGACGGCGTCGATCTATTTTGATCACGCGGGCGGCGACAATTATGGCATCATCCTCGACAGCGTGACGGTTACGGCAGATACCCCCGCGGTGCCGCTGCCGGCCTCGCTTCCGCTTCTGGGGGCCGGTCTGGCCGGTCTGGTTGCCATGCGCCGCCGCAAGGGCTGA
- a CDS encoding alpha/beta fold hydrolase: protein MLAETIHGADTGQTPLLIAHGLFGSARNWGVVAKRLSEERQVITVDMRNHGASPWTETHTYADLAADLAEVIDAHGGQLDVLGHSMGGKAAMVLALTHPEKVKRLVVADIAPVGYSHTQAHLIAAMRALDLPKIASRSAADRALAEFIDTPAVRAFLLQSLDLKTTPSSWCLNLDVLEADMDAIIGWPEEIDGVFGGTALFLSGAESDYVRPEHRNRIKGYFPKARFAKLPGADHWLHAEKPREFVAAVATFLA from the coding sequence ATGCTTGCAGAAACGATTCACGGCGCCGACACGGGGCAAACGCCACTTCTGATCGCTCATGGCCTGTTCGGCTCTGCCCGGAACTGGGGTGTCGTGGCCAAGCGGCTGTCCGAAGAGCGTCAGGTCATCACCGTCGACATGCGCAACCACGGCGCCAGTCCCTGGACCGAAACCCACACCTACGCCGATCTGGCCGCCGACCTGGCAGAAGTCATTGACGCCCATGGCGGCCAACTGGACGTTCTGGGCCATTCCATGGGCGGCAAGGCGGCGATGGTTCTGGCGCTGACCCATCCGGAAAAGGTGAAGAGGCTTGTCGTCGCCGATATCGCGCCCGTGGGCTATTCCCATACCCAGGCGCATCTGATCGCGGCGATGCGGGCGCTCGACCTGCCGAAAATCGCATCGCGCAGTGCAGCCGATAGGGCCCTTGCAGAGTTCATAGATACGCCCGCCGTCCGCGCGTTTCTGCTGCAATCGCTTGACCTGAAAACGACGCCCTCAAGCTGGTGCCTGAACCTCGATGTGCTGGAGGCCGATATGGATGCCATCATCGGCTGGCCCGAGGAGATCGACGGGGTTTTCGGCGGCACTGCCCTGTTCCTATCCGGTGCGGAGTCCGACTATGTCCGCCCAGAGCATCGCAACCGGATCAAGGGGTATTTCCCCAAGGCGCGGTTCGCGAAACTTCCCGGCGCGGACCATTGGCTCCACGCCGAGAAGCCGAGGGAATTCGTGGCCGCCGTGGCCACGTTCCTCGCTTAG
- a CDS encoding DsrE family protein, with translation MLKTLQAAVAALAIAATPAMAKDVRKLVAVVTDANPQTQLMSMVLTLQSAARDVPTHVLLCGPAADIALKDAPESATAAQPPKGMSPQGALKAAMEKGVKVEVCAIYLPGKGATPDALIDGVTVAQPPEMAKRLLASGTRVWSF, from the coding sequence ATGCTCAAGACCCTTCAGGCGGCCGTTGCCGCGCTTGCCATTGCCGCCACGCCCGCCATGGCCAAGGACGTGCGCAAGCTTGTCGCCGTTGTCACCGATGCCAACCCGCAGACCCAGTTGATGAGCATGGTGCTGACCCTGCAATCGGCCGCCCGCGACGTGCCGACCCATGTTCTGCTGTGCGGCCCGGCCGCCGACATCGCCCTGAAGGACGCCCCCGAAAGCGCCACCGCCGCCCAGCCGCCGAAGGGGATGAGCCCCCAGGGCGCGCTGAAGGCCGCGATGGAGAAGGGCGTGAAGGTCGAGGTCTGCGCCATCTACCTGCCGGGCAAGGGCGCCACGCCCGATGCGCTGATCGACGGCGTGACCGTGGCTCAGCCGCCGGAGATGGCCAAGCGTCTTTTGGCAAGCGGCACCCGCGTCTGGTCGTTCTGA
- a CDS encoding 6,7-dimethyl-8-ribityllumazine synthase codes for MADQDPHHILPLPRFDKPVKLLIAVAPFYRDIADMLIAGARAKLDEAGATHELIEVPGALELPTAIGLAHRMSNFDGYVALGCVIRGETTHYETVCNDSSRGLMLLGLQGAMIGNGILTVENHEQGVARADPADMDKGGGAAAAALHLIALGRRWGGETKGVGFRPSGGFQIAEGTDRA; via the coding sequence ATGGCCGATCAGGACCCGCATCACATTCTGCCGCTGCCCCGGTTCGACAAGCCGGTCAAACTGCTGATCGCCGTGGCACCGTTTTATCGCGACATCGCCGACATGCTGATTGCTGGCGCGCGGGCCAAGCTGGACGAAGCCGGGGCCACCCATGAATTGATCGAGGTGCCGGGGGCGCTGGAACTGCCGACGGCAATCGGGTTGGCGCACCGGATGTCGAATTTTGACGGCTACGTGGCACTTGGCTGCGTGATCCGGGGTGAGACGACGCATTACGAAACGGTCTGCAACGATTCCTCTCGCGGTCTGATGCTTCTGGGCCTGCAGGGGGCGATGATCGGCAATGGCATCCTGACCGTGGAAAACCACGAACAGGGCGTCGCCCGCGCCGACCCTGCCGACATGGACAAGGGCGGCGGTGCTGCGGCCGCGGCCCTGCACCTGATCGCGCTGGGTCGTCGCTGGGGCGGTGAGACGAAGGGCGTGGGCTTCCGTCCCTCGGGCGGGTTCCAGATCGCCGAGGGGACCGACCGCGCATGA
- the lepA gene encoding translation elongation factor 4 — MTELKHIRNFSIVAHIDHGKSTLADRLIQLTGTVAERDMKEQLLDAMDIERERGITIKANTVRIEYPAKDGQTYVLNLIDTPGHVDFAYEVSRSMRAVEGSLLVVDATQGVEAQTLANVYTAIEADHEIVPVLNKIDLPAAEPERISEQIEDVIGIDATDAIQISAKTGLGIPDVLEAIVHRLPQPHEGDPTKPLKAMLVDSYYDPYLGVVVIVRIIDGILKKGQRIRMMKTGGTYPVDKVGVFRPAMQDIAELGPGEIGFLTASIKQVRDTRVGDTITTEKQGCETPLPGFKPSQPVVFCGLFPVDTAEFEDLRDAIDKLALNDASFTYEMETSAALGFGFRCGFLGLLHLEVVRDRLEREYGIDLITTAPSVIYHVYMRDGSMVELHNPADMPDLTHVDHIEEPRIKATILVPDEFLGDVLKLCQDRRGEQLDLTYAGSRAMAVYNLPLNEVVFDFYDRLKSVTKGYASFDYQMEGYRQDYLVKMQILVNDEPVDALSTMVHRDRAEMRGRAMCEKLKELIPRHMFKIPIQAAIGGRVIARETLAALRKDVTAKCYGGDATRKRKLLDKQKAGKKKMRQFGKVEIPQQAFINALKMDS; from the coding sequence ATGACCGAGCTCAAACACATCCGCAATTTCTCCATCGTGGCGCATATCGACCACGGCAAGTCGACGCTCGCCGACCGGCTGATCCAGCTGACCGGCACGGTGGCGGAGCGCGACATGAAGGAACAGCTTCTCGACGCGATGGATATCGAGCGGGAGCGGGGCATCACCATCAAGGCCAACACCGTGCGGATCGAATATCCCGCGAAGGATGGCCAGACCTATGTGCTGAACCTGATCGACACCCCCGGCCATGTCGACTTCGCCTATGAGGTGTCGCGGTCGATGCGCGCGGTGGAAGGGTCGCTTCTGGTCGTCGACGCGACGCAGGGGGTGGAGGCGCAGACGCTGGCGAACGTCTACACCGCCATCGAGGCCGATCATGAAATCGTCCCCGTCCTGAACAAGATCGACCTGCCCGCGGCAGAGCCTGAACGAATCTCCGAACAGATCGAGGACGTGATCGGCATCGACGCGACCGACGCGATCCAGATCTCCGCCAAGACCGGCCTCGGCATCCCCGACGTGCTGGAGGCGATCGTGCACCGCCTGCCCCAGCCGCATGAAGGCGACCCGACCAAGCCGCTGAAGGCCATGCTGGTGGACAGCTATTACGACCCCTATCTTGGCGTCGTGGTCATCGTGCGCATCATCGACGGCATCCTGAAAAAGGGCCAGCGCATCCGCATGATGAAAACCGGCGGCACCTATCCCGTCGACAAGGTCGGCGTCTTCCGTCCCGCCATGCAGGACATCGCGGAGCTTGGGCCGGGTGAGATCGGGTTCCTCACCGCCTCGATCAAGCAGGTGCGCGACACCCGCGTCGGCGACACCATCACGACCGAGAAACAGGGCTGCGAAACGCCCCTGCCCGGCTTCAAACCCTCACAGCCGGTGGTGTTCTGCGGTCTCTTCCCCGTGGACACGGCGGAATTCGAGGACCTTCGCGACGCCATCGACAAGCTGGCCCTGAACGACGCGAGTTTCACTTATGAGATGGAAACCTCCGCCGCGCTCGGCTTTGGCTTCCGCTGCGGGTTCCTGGGGCTTTTGCATCTGGAGGTCGTGCGCGACCGGCTGGAACGGGAATACGGCATCGACCTGATCACCACCGCGCCCAGCGTGATCTACCATGTCTACATGCGCGACGGCTCGATGGTGGAGCTGCACAACCCCGCCGACATGCCCGACCTGACCCATGTGGACCATATCGAGGAGCCGCGGATCAAGGCGACGATCCTTGTGCCCGACGAATTCCTCGGCGACGTGCTGAAACTCTGCCAGGACCGGCGGGGGGAGCAGTTGGACCTGACCTATGCCGGGTCCCGCGCGATGGCCGTCTACAACCTGCCGCTGAACGAGGTGGTGTTCGATTTCTACGACCGTCTGAAATCGGTGACCAAGGGCTATGCCTCCTTCGATTACCAGATGGAGGGGTACCGGCAGGATTACCTCGTCAAGATGCAGATCCTCGTCAATGACGAACCGGTGGACGCGCTGTCGACCATGGTGCATCGTGACCGGGCGGAAATGCGCGGGCGGGCCATGTGCGAGAAGCTGAAGGAACTGATCCCCCGCCACATGTTCAAGATCCCGATCCAGGCGGCCATCGGCGGCCGCGTCATCGCGCGAGAGACTCTGGCGGCGCTGCGGAAAGACGTGACGGCGAAATGCTATGGCGGCGACGCGACGCGAAAGCGGAAGCTGTTGGACAAGCAGAAGGCCGGCAAGAAGAAGATGCGGCAGTTCGGGAAGGTAGAGATCCCGCAGCAGGCGTTCATCAATGCGTTGAAGATGGACTCCTGA
- a CDS encoding riboflavin synthase gives MFTGIITDIGTVRALEQKGDLTARIGCGYDVDSIEIGCSIACDGVCLTVVDRGAEDQGAWFQVSISGETVSKTNLGGWVEGSRINLERALKVGDELGGHIVSGHVDGLAEVVGMADEGDSTRITFRAPDALKKFIAPKGSVALNGTSLTVNEVEGADFGVNFIPHTKEATTWGLVKVGDRINLEIDTLARYVARLNEVDG, from the coding sequence ATGTTCACCGGCATCATCACCGATATCGGCACCGTTCGTGCGTTGGAGCAGAAAGGCGACCTGACCGCCCGGATTGGCTGTGGCTATGATGTGGACAGCATCGAGATCGGCTGTTCCATCGCCTGCGATGGTGTTTGCCTGACGGTGGTCGACCGCGGGGCGGAAGACCAAGGCGCATGGTTTCAGGTCTCGATCTCGGGAGAGACGGTCTCGAAAACCAATCTAGGCGGCTGGGTCGAGGGGAGCCGGATCAACCTTGAACGCGCACTGAAGGTCGGCGACGAGCTGGGTGGCCACATCGTTTCGGGCCATGTGGACGGACTGGCCGAGGTCGTGGGCATGGCGGATGAGGGCGATAGCACGCGCATCACCTTCCGCGCGCCCGACGCGTTGAAGAAGTTCATCGCACCGAAGGGCTCGGTCGCGCTGAACGGCACCTCCCTGACGGTGAACGAGGTCGAGGGGGCCGACTTCGGTGTGAACTTCATCCCCCATACGAAAGAGGCGACGACCTGGGGGCTGGTGAAGGTCGGCGACCGGATCAACCTGGAGATCGACACACTGGCCCGCTATGTCGCGCGCCTGAACGAGGTCGACGGGTAA
- the glyA gene encoding serine hydroxymethyltransferase, with protein MTASHQDNGFFNEALASRDPEIAKAIGLELGRQRDEIELIASENIVSRAVMEAQGSVMTNKYAEGYPGKRYYGGCQFVDIAENLAIERACKLFDCGFANVQPNSGSQANQGVFTALLQPGDTILGMSLDAGGHLTHGAKPNQSGKWFNAVQYGVRESDLEIDYDQIEALAKEHQPKMIIAGGSAIPRIIDFKRFREIADMVGAYLMVDMAHFAGLVAAGLYPSPFPHAHVATTTTHKTLRGPRGGMILTNDEALAKKFNSAIFPGIQGGPLMHVIAGKAVAFGEALRPDFKTYQEQVIKNAKAMGAALVDGGLSLVTGGTDSHVLLVDLRPKGVKGNATEKALGRAHITCNKNGIPFDTEKPTITSGIRLGSPAGTTRGFGEAEFTQIGKWITEVVDGLAANGEEGNADVEAKVKAEVAALCAKFPVYPGL; from the coding sequence ATGACCGCATCCCATCAGGACAACGGCTTTTTCAACGAAGCGCTGGCTTCCCGCGACCCCGAGATCGCGAAGGCCATAGGGCTGGAACTCGGCCGCCAGCGTGACGAGATCGAATTGATCGCCTCGGAAAACATCGTCAGCCGCGCCGTGATGGAGGCGCAGGGTTCGGTGATGACGAACAAATACGCCGAAGGCTATCCGGGCAAACGCTATTACGGCGGCTGCCAGTTCGTCGACATCGCCGAGAACCTGGCCATTGAGCGTGCGTGCAAGCTGTTCGATTGCGGCTTCGCCAACGTCCAGCCGAATTCGGGGTCACAAGCGAACCAGGGCGTGTTCACGGCCCTTCTGCAACCGGGCGACACGATCCTGGGCATGAGCCTTGATGCGGGCGGACACCTGACCCATGGCGCCAAGCCGAACCAGTCGGGCAAGTGGTTCAATGCGGTGCAATATGGCGTGCGCGAAAGCGATCTTGAAATCGACTATGACCAGATCGAGGCTCTGGCAAAGGAGCATCAGCCCAAGATGATCATCGCGGGCGGTTCGGCCATTCCGCGCATCATCGACTTCAAGCGCTTCCGCGAGATCGCCGACATGGTGGGCGCCTATCTGATGGTCGACATGGCCCATTTCGCGGGGCTGGTCGCTGCGGGCCTCTACCCCTCGCCCTTCCCGCACGCCCATGTGGCAACGACCACGACGCACAAGACGCTGCGAGGGCCCCGTGGCGGGATGATCCTGACAAATGACGAGGCGCTGGCGAAGAAGTTCAACTCCGCCATCTTCCCCGGCATTCAGGGCGGTCCGCTGATGCATGTGATCGCCGGCAAGGCCGTCGCCTTTGGCGAGGCGCTGCGCCCCGACTTCAAGACCTATCAGGAACAGGTGATCAAGAACGCCAAGGCGATGGGGGCGGCATTGGTAGACGGTGGCCTCAGCCTCGTCACCGGCGGCACCGACAGCCACGTCCTGCTGGTCGACCTGCGGCCCAAGGGTGTGAAAGGCAACGCCACCGAAAAGGCGCTCGGCCGCGCCCACATCACCTGCAACAAGAACGGCATCCCGTTCGACACCGAAAAACCCACGATCACCAGCGGCATCCGTTTGGGCAGCCCCGCCGGGACCACCCGCGGCTTCGGAGAGGCCGAGTTCACGCAGATCGGCAAATGGATCACCGAAGTGGTCGACGGGCTGGCGGCCAATGGCGAAGAAGGCAACGCCGACGTGGAAGCCAAGGTGAAGGCCGAAGTCGCGGCGCTCTGCGCCAAGTTCCCGGTCTATCCCGGGCTCTGA
- the nusB gene encoding transcription antitermination factor NusB: MSTDRKPDKRQMRSAARLYAVQALFQMEHSSQSVDTVRQEFEDWRFGVGYQEGEDLAEGDVGLFRQTLEGAVNWQAKIDQMTDRALVAKWPIDRIDPTLRALFRAAGAELVQGTAPPKVVITEYVDVAKAFFPEGREPKFVNAVLDHMAREAKPETF; the protein is encoded by the coding sequence ATGAGCACTGACCGGAAACCCGACAAGCGCCAGATGCGGTCGGCGGCGCGGCTTTACGCCGTGCAGGCGCTGTTCCAGATGGAGCACTCCAGCCAGTCGGTCGATACCGTGCGGCAGGAGTTCGAGGACTGGCGGTTCGGTGTCGGCTATCAAGAGGGCGAGGATCTGGCAGAGGGCGATGTGGGCCTGTTCCGCCAGACGCTTGAGGGCGCCGTGAACTGGCAGGCAAAGATCGACCAGATGACCGACCGCGCACTTGTGGCGAAATGGCCCATCGACCGGATCGACCCGACCCTTCGCGCGCTGTTCCGCGCGGCGGGCGCCGAACTGGTGCAAGGCACCGCGCCGCCCAAGGTGGTGATCACCGAATATGTCGACGTGGCCAAGGCGTTCTTCCCCGAGGGGCGGGAACCCAAATTCGTCAACGCCGTGCTGGACCACATGGCGCGCGAGGCGAAGCCGGAGACGTTCTGA
- a CDS encoding spondin domain-containing protein, which produces MSEILVRVGRGVLPAMLGSLALSGAVFAGPITVSITNEQAADGLYVTPLFTVFHDGTYDAFDPGTPASLGVENIAEAGDPAHEAATNAAGYRSGVITSPGGFAGAPVIDPGETASLTFDLDPMTDRYLSFLAMVIPSNDLFIGNAAPTAYEVFDMAGNFTGLGPIMIYTSDVWDAGTEENDNLGAAFNIAGGDSTDTMNDISIAGDLGFLNGQMTPAGTTIALPDGGSLLATITLRDSAAPVPLPAAAPLLLLGLAGLGLSRRKRG; this is translated from the coding sequence ATGTCAGAAATTCTGGTGCGTGTGGGCAGGGGCGTGCTGCCCGCCATGCTGGGCAGTCTTGCCCTGTCGGGCGCGGTCTTTGCGGGGCCCATTACAGTGTCCATCACCAATGAACAGGCGGCGGATGGGCTCTATGTCACGCCGTTGTTCACCGTCTTCCACGATGGCACCTACGATGCCTTCGATCCCGGCACCCCGGCCAGTCTCGGGGTGGAGAATATCGCAGAGGCGGGCGACCCGGCCCACGAGGCCGCGACAAACGCGGCGGGCTATCGTTCGGGTGTAATCACCTCTCCCGGCGGGTTTGCCGGGGCACCCGTGATCGACCCGGGCGAAACGGCGAGCCTGACTTTCGACCTCGATCCGATGACCGACCGGTATCTCAGCTTCCTTGCCATGGTGATTCCGTCGAACGACCTGTTCATCGGGAATGCCGCGCCGACGGCCTATGAGGTCTTCGATATGGCCGGGAACTTCACCGGCCTCGGGCCGATCATGATCTACACCTCGGATGTCTGGGATGCCGGCACCGAGGAAAACGACAATCTCGGCGCGGCCTTCAACATTGCGGGCGGCGACAGCACCGACACGATGAACGATATCTCGATTGCGGGCGATCTGGGCTTTTTGAATGGCCAGATGACCCCGGCCGGGACGACCATTGCACTGCCGGATGGCGGCAGCCTGCTGGCCACGATCACGCTTCGGGACAGTGCGGCACCGGTGCCATTGCCGGCGGCGGCGCCGCTTCTTCTGCTGGGCCTTGCGGGGCTGGGACTGTCGCGGCGCAAGCGTGGCTGA
- a CDS encoding cytochrome b: protein MSSVTGYSRMQIRLHWAVVALILIQFLLAEGIASAFHEFVETGEKSFSIFVGAHVLIGFAILILAFWRIVLRMMHGVPDPDPSHSKAQVMVARVMYGLFYLLMVLLPVSGMIAWSQGSEIAAGIHLALRGLMVLLILLHIAAALAGQFIKKDGTMDRMMKPVD, encoded by the coding sequence ATGTCTTCGGTTACGGGCTATTCGCGGATGCAGATCCGCCTGCACTGGGCGGTTGTCGCCCTGATCCTGATTCAATTTCTGCTGGCCGAGGGAATCGCCTCGGCCTTTCATGAGTTCGTGGAGACGGGCGAGAAGTCCTTCTCCATCTTTGTCGGTGCGCATGTTCTGATCGGTTTTGCGATCCTGATCCTGGCCTTCTGGCGGATCGTCCTGCGCATGATGCACGGTGTGCCTGATCCTGACCCGTCCCATTCCAAGGCGCAGGTCATGGTGGCGCGGGTGATGTACGGGCTGTTCTACCTGCTGATGGTGCTCTTGCCGGTGTCCGGCATGATCGCTTGGTCGCAGGGGTCCGAGATCGCGGCGGGGATCCATTTGGCGCTGCGCGGCCTGATGGTTCTCTTGATCCTGCTGCATATCGCGGCAGCGCTCGCCGGGCAGTTCATCAAGAAGGACGGCACCATGGACCGGATGATGAAGCCGGTCGACTAA
- a CDS encoding NAD kinase produces the protein MPRAAKIAFLASDTARAEGALDVLTARYGQVPPEEADVILALGGDGFMLQTLHATQEMAAPVYGMNRGTVGFLMNEYHQDDLIDRLESAEEAIINPLRLRAVRPDGSVVEALAINEVSLLRAGPQAAKLRIRVDGKVRLEELVCDGALVATPAGSTAYNYSAHGPILPIGSDVLALTAVAPFRPRRWRGALLPKTAKVRIEVLEQDKRPVMAEGDSRGAGRVSSVEIVSEPAIRHRILFDPGHGLEERLIREQFL, from the coding sequence ATGCCGAGAGCCGCGAAGATCGCCTTTCTGGCCAGCGATACCGCGCGGGCCGAGGGCGCACTTGACGTGCTGACGGCGCGCTATGGGCAGGTGCCGCCGGAAGAAGCCGATGTGATCCTGGCGCTGGGCGGCGACGGCTTCATGTTGCAGACGCTGCACGCGACGCAGGAGATGGCCGCGCCGGTTTACGGCATGAATCGCGGCACCGTCGGGTTCCTGATGAACGAGTATCACCAGGACGACCTGATCGACCGGCTGGAAAGCGCGGAGGAGGCGATCATCAATCCGCTGCGCCTGCGCGCGGTGCGTCCCGATGGCAGTGTGGTCGAGGCATTGGCGATCAATGAGGTCAGCCTGCTGCGCGCGGGGCCGCAGGCGGCCAAGCTGCGGATCCGCGTCGATGGCAAGGTGCGGCTGGAAGAACTGGTGTGCGACGGGGCGCTGGTGGCGACGCCCGCGGGATCGACGGCCTACAACTACTCGGCGCACGGGCCAATCCTGCCGATTGGGTCCGACGTGCTGGCGCTGACGGCCGTGGCGCCGTTCCGCCCGCGCCGGTGGCGGGGGGCGTTGTTGCCCAAGACGGCAAAGGTCCGCATCGAGGTGCTGGAACAGGACAAGCGCCCTGTCATGGCCGAGGGCGACAGCCGTGGGGCGGGGCGGGTGTCCTCGGTCGAGATCGTGTCGGAGCCCGCCATTCGGCACCGCATTCTGTTCGATCCCGGCCACGGGTTGGAAGAACGCCTGATCCGTGAGCAGTTCCTGTAA
- the ribB gene encoding 3,4-dihydroxy-2-butanone-4-phosphate synthase encodes MDSETPLQENWHDAISSIEEIIEDARNGRMFILVDHEDRENEGDLVIPAQMATPEAINFMATHGRGLICLSLTGERVDALGLHLMASQNSSRHETAFTISIEAREGVTTGISAHDRARTVAVAIDAGKGPKDIATPGHIFPLRARDGGVLVRAGHTEAAVDVARLAGLNPSGVICEIMNEDGTMARLPDLVAFSQRHGLKIGTISDLIGYRRRHDNLVNESAVKPVTSAFGGDWMMRVYTDETQGAEHVVLTKGDITTAEPVLVRMHALDVLQDVLGLGPHPAGELAAAMEIIAAEGRGVVVLLRDTTMKLGGVDASPQTLRQYGLGAQILAALGLHKLELLTNSPLPKVVGLEAYGLSIEGTRKIERKG; translated from the coding sequence ATGGACTCCGAAACGCCCCTGCAGGAAAACTGGCACGACGCGATCTCCTCTATCGAGGAAATCATAGAGGACGCCCGCAACGGGCGGATGTTCATCCTCGTCGACCATGAGGACCGCGAGAATGAGGGCGATCTGGTGATCCCCGCGCAGATGGCCACGCCCGAGGCGATCAACTTCATGGCGACCCATGGGCGCGGGCTGATCTGTCTGTCGCTGACCGGGGAACGGGTGGATGCGTTGGGCCTGCATCTGATGGCGTCGCAGAATTCCTCGCGCCACGAAACCGCCTTCACCATTTCTATCGAGGCACGCGAAGGCGTGACGACTGGAATTTCCGCCCATGACCGCGCCCGCACCGTGGCTGTTGCGATCGATGCCGGCAAGGGACCGAAGGACATCGCGACACCGGGTCATATTTTCCCGCTGCGCGCCCGCGATGGCGGCGTTCTGGTGCGTGCCGGCCATACCGAGGCAGCCGTGGATGTGGCGCGTCTGGCCGGGTTGAACCCGTCAGGCGTGATCTGCGAGATCATGAACGAGGACGGCACGATGGCCCGGCTGCCGGATCTGGTGGCCTTTTCCCAAAGGCACGGGCTGAAGATCGGCACGATTTCCGACCTGATCGGCTATCGCCGACGCCATGACAATCTGGTCAACGAGTCGGCGGTGAAACCGGTGACCTCGGCCTTTGGCGGCGACTGGATGATGCGCGTCTACACCGATGAGACCCAAGGCGCCGAACATGTCGTCCTGACCAAGGGCGATATCACAACGGCCGAGCCCGTGCTGGTGCGGATGCATGCGCTTGACGTGTTGCAGGACGTTCTTGGCCTGGGCCCGCATCCGGCGGGTGAGCTTGCCGCCGCCATGGAAATCATCGCGGCTGAGGGGCGGGGGGTCGTGGTGCTGTTGCGCGATACGACGATGAAGCTTGGCGGTGTCGACGCGTCGCCCCAGACCCTGCGGCAATACGGGCTGGGGGCGCAGATCTTGGCTGCGCTGGGCCTGCACAAGCTGGAACTTCTGACCAATTCGCCCCTGCCCAAGGTTGTCGGGCTGGAGGCATACGGGCTCTCCATCGAGGGTACGCGCAAGATCGAAAGGAAAGGCTGA
- a CDS encoding glutathione S-transferase family protein, protein MLGLHVFPPAMGTISPSPFSVKSLLLLEMSGLPYRRIAGDPRKAPKSKLPVLEDDGQMIPDSQAIEAHLAQNHGFDPDAHLSPRHRAEAEAIRHMVEDHIYWALVYSRWIDNPAATRQAFFAPLPLPLRRPVFAMVRRQVAQALNGQGMGRHSREDIYAMGEKSLNALAVLVGNGPYVFGDRPSGIDTVVFGLLENLLPAELETPLAQAAKGHTALVTYHQAVRDGIAAKLLP, encoded by the coding sequence ATGTTGGGCCTGCATGTGTTTCCCCCCGCCATGGGCACGATCAGCCCCAGCCCGTTTTCCGTGAAATCGCTGCTGCTTCTGGAAATGAGCGGCCTGCCCTACCGGCGAATTGCCGGCGATCCGCGCAAGGCGCCCAAGTCGAAACTGCCCGTGCTGGAGGATGACGGCCAGATGATTCCCGACTCGCAGGCGATCGAGGCGCATCTGGCCCAGAACCACGGCTTTGACCCCGACGCCCATCTGAGCCCGCGCCACCGGGCCGAGGCCGAAGCCATCCGGCATATGGTGGAGGACCATATCTACTGGGCGCTCGTCTATTCCCGCTGGATCGACAACCCGGCAGCGACACGGCAGGCGTTCTTTGCACCGCTGCCGCTTCCCCTCCGCCGTCCGGTCTTTGCCATGGTCCGCCGACAGGTGGCGCAGGCGCTAAACGGCCAAGGCATGGGCCGGCATTCGCGCGAGGACATCTACGCGATGGGGGAAAAGTCTCTGAATGCGCTTGCCGTCCTCGTGGGCAACGGGCCCTACGTCTTCGGTGACAGGCCATCGGGCATCGACACGGTGGTCTTCGGCCTTCTGGAAAACCTGTTGCCAGCAGAACTCGAAACACCGCTTGCCCAGGCGGCCAAGGGGCACACTGCCCTTGTCACCTATCACCAAGCTGTCAGAGACGGGATCGCGGCGAAGCTGTTGCCCTGA